GCAGCAAGAAAAAAAGAAGTAACTATAGATTTTCGTCTTTTTCGAGATAATCAAGGGTGGTGATTTGCCGCACATCAAGCTGCGACTCAGCGATCAGCACCTGCTTTCCCCCAACTTCGATCAGGTAGAGCATCGATTTGGGACTTAAGGGACGTTTTTCCAAAATCTTGACCGACTTGAGAACATTAAATGTCTTCAGCCTTCCGTGAGAAATCTTTTTAAACATCCAGATCGTTAAGATAATGAGGACGAGAAGGCCGACGAGAACCACAATGGTTTTGATGAAGGCCGCTTCGTAGGACTCCGTTGTC
Above is a genomic segment from Candidatus Neptunochlamydia vexilliferae containing:
- a CDS encoding flagellar biosynthetic protein FliO, with the translated sequence MKLWKLFLILLFTPLLAEEKAPETPPPAVEEKVVVPPAVHETTESYEAAFIKTIVVLVGLLVLIILTIWMFKKISHGRLKTFNVLKSVKILEKRPLSPKSMLYLIEVGGKQVLIAESQLDVRQITTLDYLEKDENL